One genomic segment of Sminthopsis crassicaudata isolate SCR6 chromosome 4, ASM4859323v1, whole genome shotgun sequence includes these proteins:
- the LOC141566489 gene encoding BOLA class I histocompatibility antigen, alpha chain BL3-7-like isoform X1 yields the protein MKPLELSFLLMAVALPQIKAGVHSLRYFQTSMSQPGLTKPRFISVGYVDDQAFVRFDSDSTSLWEEPMVKWLDTSDQNYWERNSRVIWETARTFQVGLKNLQIYYNQSEGVHTYQRLVGCEVTYDWIFKRGFEQFAYNGLDYISLDLTTLSWTAAEPTAVNSKLKWEAERSIAQRQKAYLEEKCVYWLRKYLAFGKEKLLRAVPPSVRITHHSHPDGKVTLQCRSQDFYPSEISLTWLRDGEEQHQDTEFIETRPAGDGTFQKWAAVGVTSGQEGKYSCRVQHEGLPEPLTLKWAPFSISEPESSSPWIIMGVLAAALLLLTAVIAGVVVWRKKASGGQDWKGVIRHRHRGDPGFL from the exons ATGAAACCTTTGGAGCTCTCCTTTTTGTTGATGGCTGTGGCCCTGCCACAGATCAAGGCAG GAGTTCACTCTCTGAGGTATTTCCAAACTTCCATGTCTCAGCCCGGGCTCACAAAGCCGAGGTTCATTTCCGTGGGCTACGTGGACGATCAGGCATTCGTTCGCTTCGACAGCGATAGCACGAGTCTGTGGGAGGAGCCTATGGTGAAGTGGTTGGACACGAGTGACCAGAATTACTGGGAGAGGAACTCACGTGTCATCTGGGAGACTGCGCGCACTTTCCAAGTGGGCCTGAAGAATCTGCAGATCTATTACAATCAGAGCGAGGGAG TTCACACTTATCAGCGCCTGGTCGGCTGCGAGGTGACTTACGACTGGATCTTCAAGAGGGGGTTTGAGCAATTCGCCTACAATGGGCTCGACTATATATCCCTGGATCTGACAACTCTGAGTTGGACCGCGGCAGAGCCCACGGCTGTTAACTCCAAGCTCAAGTGGGAGGCGGAGCGCAGCATCGCCCAGAGACAGAAAGCGTATCTGGAGGAGAAGTGCGTTTACTGGCTGCGCAAGTACCTGGCGTTCGGGAAGGAGAAACTGCTCCGGGCAG TTCCTCCCTCTGTTCGAATTACTCATCATAGCCATCCTGATGGTAAGGTGACCCTGCAGTGCCGGTCCCAGGACTTTTACCCCTCGGAGATCTCTCTGACCTGGCTGAGGGATGGGGAGGAACAGCACCAGGACACAGAGTTCATTGAGACCAGGCCTGCTGGAGATGGCACCTTCCAGAAGTGGGCGGCTGTGGGGGTGACCTCGGGCCAGGAAGGGAAATATAGCTGCCGAGTTCAGCACGAGGGCCTGCCTGAGCCCCTCACCCTGAAATGGG ctcccttttccatttcagaGCCAGAGTCCTCATCCCCCTGGATCATTATGGGGGTCCTTGCTgctgccctcctcctcctcactgcGGTCATTGCTGGAGTTGTGGTCTGGAGGAAGAAGGCTTCAGGTGGGCAGGACTGGAAGGGGGTCATTAGGCACAGGCACCGTGGAGATCCAGGCTTCCTCTGA
- the LOC141566489 gene encoding BOLA class I histocompatibility antigen, alpha chain BL3-7-like isoform X2, which yields MKPLELSFLLMAVALPQIKAGVHSLRYFQTSMSQPGLTKPRFISVGYVDDQAFVRFDSDSTSLWEEPMVKWLDTSDQNYWERNSRVIWETARTFQVGLKNLQIYYNQSEGVHTYQRLVGCEVTYDWIFKRGFEQFAYNGLDYISLDLTTLSWTAAEPTAVNSKLKWEAERSIAQRQKAYLEEKCVYWLRKYLAFGKEKLLRAVPPSVRITHHSHPDGKVTLQCRSQDFYPSEISLTWLRDGEEQHQDTEFIETRPAGDGTFQKWAAVGVTSGQEGKYSCRVQHEGLPEPLTLKWEPESSSPWIIMGVLAAALLLLTAVIAGVVVWRKKASGGQDWKGVIRHRHRGDPGFL from the exons ATGAAACCTTTGGAGCTCTCCTTTTTGTTGATGGCTGTGGCCCTGCCACAGATCAAGGCAG GAGTTCACTCTCTGAGGTATTTCCAAACTTCCATGTCTCAGCCCGGGCTCACAAAGCCGAGGTTCATTTCCGTGGGCTACGTGGACGATCAGGCATTCGTTCGCTTCGACAGCGATAGCACGAGTCTGTGGGAGGAGCCTATGGTGAAGTGGTTGGACACGAGTGACCAGAATTACTGGGAGAGGAACTCACGTGTCATCTGGGAGACTGCGCGCACTTTCCAAGTGGGCCTGAAGAATCTGCAGATCTATTACAATCAGAGCGAGGGAG TTCACACTTATCAGCGCCTGGTCGGCTGCGAGGTGACTTACGACTGGATCTTCAAGAGGGGGTTTGAGCAATTCGCCTACAATGGGCTCGACTATATATCCCTGGATCTGACAACTCTGAGTTGGACCGCGGCAGAGCCCACGGCTGTTAACTCCAAGCTCAAGTGGGAGGCGGAGCGCAGCATCGCCCAGAGACAGAAAGCGTATCTGGAGGAGAAGTGCGTTTACTGGCTGCGCAAGTACCTGGCGTTCGGGAAGGAGAAACTGCTCCGGGCAG TTCCTCCCTCTGTTCGAATTACTCATCATAGCCATCCTGATGGTAAGGTGACCCTGCAGTGCCGGTCCCAGGACTTTTACCCCTCGGAGATCTCTCTGACCTGGCTGAGGGATGGGGAGGAACAGCACCAGGACACAGAGTTCATTGAGACCAGGCCTGCTGGAGATGGCACCTTCCAGAAGTGGGCGGCTGTGGGGGTGACCTCGGGCCAGGAAGGGAAATATAGCTGCCGAGTTCAGCACGAGGGCCTGCCTGAGCCCCTCACCCTGAAATGGG aGCCAGAGTCCTCATCCCCCTGGATCATTATGGGGGTCCTTGCTgctgccctcctcctcctcactgcGGTCATTGCTGGAGTTGTGGTCTGGAGGAAGAAGGCTTCAGGTGGGCAGGACTGGAAGGGGGTCATTAGGCACAGGCACCGTGGAGATCCAGGCTTCCTCTGA